One genomic window of Cryomorphaceae bacterium includes the following:
- a CDS encoding UDP-N-acetylmuramate--L-alanine ligase has translation MNLQNLHSAYFIGIGGIGMSAIARFLHHKGVAVSGFDRTPSALCSEMIQSGIEIVYSDAQSAIPQGFLETPLQNTVVIYTPAVPASHPQLQWLHSAGYQVIKRAAALATITTAYRTIAVAGTHGKTTTSAMLAHILIHSGLGCQAFLGGVSTNYQSNLITHPTSDLAVVEADEFDRSFHALSPRWGIITSVEADHLDIYGHADQLREAFEGFAQRINPEGLLLYREGIGDMPFEGEALSYGLSDSADIKGREVHVENGTFVFDLHINNEHFQGLELGLPGRHNVENAVAAAGIARELQVSEDAIRGALSSFKGVKRRFERYDVGPNRVFIDDYAHHPTEVRACGQAVKELYPEREITVVFQPHLYSRTRDFAAEFGAALSQFHRVILLDIYPAREEAIPGVSSEMILAHVDAPSKEILQRDALLEDLRNTPPDVLLTLGAGDIDLLVEPIAQFIKAL, from the coding sequence ATGAACCTGCAAAACCTACATAGCGCGTATTTCATTGGCATTGGCGGCATCGGCATGAGTGCCATTGCGAGGTTTTTGCACCACAAGGGAGTGGCGGTGTCAGGCTTTGACCGCACTCCTTCTGCCCTCTGCAGTGAAATGATCCAAAGCGGAATTGAAATTGTATACAGTGATGCGCAAAGCGCCATTCCGCAAGGATTTCTAGAAACGCCGCTTCAAAACACGGTTGTGATTTACACACCTGCGGTACCTGCATCGCACCCTCAACTACAATGGCTGCACTCAGCAGGCTATCAGGTTATTAAGCGTGCCGCGGCTTTGGCGACCATTACAACGGCTTACCGCACCATTGCTGTGGCAGGCACACACGGAAAAACCACTACGTCGGCCATGCTGGCCCACATCCTTATACACTCGGGCTTGGGCTGTCAGGCCTTTTTAGGTGGTGTAAGTACCAACTATCAGAGTAATCTCATCACTCATCCAACCAGCGATTTAGCTGTGGTGGAGGCCGATGAGTTCGACCGCTCCTTTCATGCGCTTAGCCCGCGTTGGGGAATCATCACATCCGTAGAGGCCGACCACCTCGACATTTATGGCCATGCCGATCAGCTACGTGAAGCCTTTGAAGGATTTGCCCAGCGCATTAACCCCGAAGGGCTGCTGCTGTACAGAGAGGGAATTGGCGACATGCCTTTTGAGGGTGAAGCCCTGAGCTACGGCCTAAGCGATTCGGCCGACATTAAGGGTAGAGAGGTGCACGTGGAAAACGGAACTTTTGTTTTTGATTTACATATCAATAATGAACATTTTCAAGGTCTTGAACTGGGTCTGCCAGGTCGCCATAACGTAGAAAATGCCGTGGCCGCTGCCGGAATTGCGCGTGAGCTGCAGGTGAGTGAAGACGCGATTCGCGGTGCCCTCTCAAGTTTCAAGGGAGTAAAGCGCCGTTTTGAGCGCTATGATGTGGGCCCAAACAGGGTGTTTATTGACGATTATGCTCATCACCCAACCGAGGTGCGCGCCTGTGGACAAGCCGTGAAGGAACTCTATCCGGAGCGCGAAATCACAGTTGTTTTTCAACCACATCTATACTCACGAACGCGCGATTTTGCCGCTGAGTTCGGTGCTGCATTGTCGCAATTTCACCGTGTGATACTGCTTGATATCTACCCGGCAAGAGAAGAGGCCATTCCCGGGGTAAGCTCCGAGATGATTCTTGCCCATGTTGATGCTCCGTCCAAAGAAATCCTGCAACGGGATGCCCTTTTAGAAGATTTGCGAAACACACCGCCCGATGTATTACTCACACTCGGTGCAGGGGATATTGACCTTCTTGTTGAACCCATTGCCCAATTCATAAAGGCTTTATGA
- the ftsA gene encoding cell division protein FtsA — protein sequence MESPEIIVGLDIGTTKIACLVGRKTEFNKIEIIGYGKSESVGVSRGVVSNIEKTVQSIRAAVQQAEEQSGEEIKVVSVGIAGQHIKSLQHRGIHTRNSLDDEIGQKDVDALIDDMYKLVMLPGEEIIHVLPQEYIVDSEQGIKDPVGMSGIRLEANFHIITGQIAAAKNIYKCVHKAGLEVADLVLEPLASSEAVLSEEEKEAGVVLVDIGGGTTDIAIFQDGIIRHTAVIPFGGNAITEDIKTGCTIMKKQAELLKCKFGSAISHESQSNEIVCIPGLRGREPKEISLYNLSSIIRARAEEIIEHVYYEIKSSGFEKQLIAGIVVTGGGANLRHINQLFEFVTGMDTRIGYPNEHLGKNSIQNLASPINSTGVGLVIKGFHRYNRPKLEETTVKSHSVKRNGNFLEKIVAIGREWLEDGGEQ from the coding sequence ATGGAATCACCAGAAATCATTGTCGGACTAGACATCGGAACCACCAAAATTGCCTGCCTCGTAGGCCGCAAAACGGAATTCAACAAAATTGAAATCATCGGCTACGGAAAATCCGAATCGGTCGGGGTTTCGCGCGGTGTTGTTTCCAACATTGAAAAAACCGTTCAATCCATCAGGGCTGCTGTACAGCAAGCCGAAGAGCAGAGCGGTGAAGAGATCAAGGTGGTAAGCGTGGGAATTGCCGGTCAGCACATCAAGAGCTTGCAGCACCGCGGTATTCACACGCGCAACAGCCTGGATGACGAAATTGGCCAAAAGGATGTGGATGCCCTCATAGATGATATGTACAAACTCGTTATGCTTCCCGGCGAGGAGATTATTCACGTGCTTCCACAGGAGTATATTGTGGATAGCGAGCAGGGAATCAAAGACCCGGTCGGTATGTCGGGCATTCGATTGGAGGCCAATTTCCACATCATCACTGGTCAGATTGCTGCTGCCAAAAACATCTACAAGTGCGTTCACAAGGCCGGTTTGGAGGTGGCCGATCTCGTTCTGGAGCCACTGGCATCATCAGAGGCCGTGCTCAGTGAGGAGGAAAAAGAAGCAGGTGTGGTCCTGGTAGATATTGGTGGCGGAACCACCGACATCGCAATTTTCCAGGACGGAATCATCCGCCACACTGCTGTGATTCCTTTCGGTGGTAATGCCATTACCGAAGACATCAAAACCGGCTGCACCATCATGAAGAAGCAGGCCGAGCTTCTCAAGTGCAAGTTTGGATCAGCCATCAGCCACGAAAGCCAGAGCAATGAAATTGTGTGCATTCCGGGTTTACGGGGACGTGAGCCCAAGGAGATTTCGCTCTACAACCTCTCAAGCATTATTAGAGCACGTGCCGAAGAAATCATTGAACATGTGTACTACGAAATCAAGAGCTCGGGCTTTGAAAAGCAACTCATTGCGGGCATCGTTGTAACAGGTGGCGGCGCCAATCTGCGCCATATCAACCAGCTATTTGAGTTTGTAACCGGTATGGACACTCGTATAGGGTATCCCAACGAACACCTCGGGAAAAACTCTATTCAGAACCTGGCAAGCCCCATCAACTCAACGGGAGTCGGCTTGGTTATCAAGGGCTTTCATCGTTACAACCGTCCTAAGCTGGAAGAAACCACAGTAAAAAGTCATTCGGTGAAGCGCAACGGTAACTTCCTCGAAAAAATTGTAGCCATAGGCCGTGAGTGGCTTGAAGATGGCGGAGAGCAATAA
- the murG gene encoding undecaprenyldiphospho-muramoylpentapeptide beta-N-acetylglucosaminyltransferase, with translation MPSRKYIISGGGTGGHIFPAIAIARALQSANPNAEFLFVGAKGRMEMEKVPAAGFQIEGLWISGLQRRLTAKNLMFPFKVVSSLMKARQIVKKFGPDVVIGVGGYASGPLLRVATSMKIPTLIQEQNSFPGITNRLLANRVNKICVAYHGMERWFPKDKIIITGNPVRPEVCKLEGKRARAVEHFGLRPDVPVLLIIGGSLGARTLNESVSAALTRLKSENIQIIWQTGKAYAGQAEEEVVRNGAANVKVYEFISRMDLAYAAADLVISRAGAISISELCVVAKPAILVPSPNVAEDHQTRNAEALVNNHAALLVKDVEAREHLIDKALEVMKNPKQRQKLTENIGRMAFTNAAEAIATEVMRLADKK, from the coding sequence ATGCCCTCTCGTAAATATATCATCAGCGGCGGAGGTACAGGAGGGCACATCTTTCCTGCCATTGCGATTGCGCGTGCATTGCAGTCTGCCAATCCCAACGCTGAATTTTTGTTTGTGGGGGCCAAAGGCCGGATGGAGATGGAGAAAGTTCCTGCTGCCGGTTTTCAAATTGAAGGGCTTTGGATCAGTGGCTTGCAACGACGACTCACCGCTAAGAACCTCATGTTTCCCTTTAAAGTGGTGAGCAGCCTAATGAAGGCTCGCCAGATTGTTAAGAAGTTCGGGCCGGATGTGGTGATTGGCGTGGGGGGGTATGCCAGCGGCCCCTTGTTGCGGGTGGCCACTTCAATGAAAATCCCCACGCTCATCCAGGAGCAAAATTCATTTCCCGGAATCACCAACCGCCTTCTGGCCAACAGGGTCAACAAAATATGTGTGGCCTACCACGGCATGGAGCGATGGTTCCCCAAAGACAAAATTATCATCACCGGCAATCCTGTGCGCCCTGAGGTTTGCAAGCTCGAAGGAAAGCGTGCGCGCGCAGTAGAGCACTTTGGTTTGAGGCCGGATGTGCCCGTGTTGCTGATTATTGGGGGCAGTCTCGGTGCCCGAACCTTAAACGAAAGCGTTTCCGCCGCCTTGACCCGACTTAAATCAGAGAACATCCAGATCATCTGGCAAACCGGTAAGGCCTATGCCGGGCAGGCGGAAGAAGAAGTGGTGCGCAACGGGGCAGCCAACGTGAAAGTGTATGAGTTTATCTCTAGAATGGATCTCGCTTATGCCGCAGCAGATCTGGTGATCAGCCGGGCAGGTGCCATTTCTATTTCGGAATTGTGTGTGGTGGCAAAGCCCGCCATTCTGGTGCCGTCGCCCAACGTAGCCGAAGACCACCAAACGCGCAACGCCGAGGCCCTGGTCAATAACCACGCGGCTTTACTGGTGAAAGATGTTGAAGCCCGAGAGCATTTGATTGACAAGGCCCTTGAGGTGATGAAGAACCCTAAGCAAAGACAAAAATTAACCGAAAACATCGGTCGTATGGCATTTACCAATGCTGCTGAAGCCATTGCAACCGAGGTAATGAGGCTCGCTGATAAGAAATGA
- a CDS encoding cell division protein FtsQ, translating to MKWMKKIAPLAATLVLLVVLGFVTRHQNQMPCRGVEIRISSSAGMYFLDRDDVYHQLLNAADSVEGRPMISIDTRHIEGVIAAMPEVKKADVYKTIDGQLRVHVDLRVPVARVLHPNGTSFYIDEDGEMMPLSPRYMARVLLVNGNIRQGSINTFTEFPVADEWENQRSELFELASFIRADPFWSAQIQQVYVNENIEYVLIPRVGNHEIHFGNLSDVETKFACLKALYEQVLSKSDWNQYRLINLKYKNQIVCSKK from the coding sequence ATGAAATGGATGAAGAAAATAGCGCCCCTTGCAGCTACACTCGTGTTGTTGGTGGTTCTGGGCTTTGTAACGCGTCACCAAAACCAGATGCCCTGTAGAGGTGTAGAGATCCGCATTTCGTCGTCGGCAGGGATGTACTTCCTTGACCGTGACGACGTATATCATCAGTTGCTCAATGCAGCGGATAGCGTAGAGGGACGCCCGATGATCAGCATTGATACACGGCACATTGAAGGTGTTATTGCGGCCATGCCTGAGGTTAAAAAGGCCGATGTGTATAAAACCATTGATGGTCAATTGCGAGTACATGTCGATTTGCGTGTGCCCGTAGCCCGTGTGCTGCATCCCAACGGAACATCTTTTTACATTGATGAAGACGGAGAAATGATGCCGCTTTCACCTCGATACATGGCGCGGGTACTGCTGGTGAACGGCAATATCAGGCAAGGATCAATCAACACATTTACAGAGTTTCCTGTAGCTGATGAATGGGAAAATCAGCGCAGCGAATTGTTTGAACTGGCGTCGTTTATTCGTGCAGACCCCTTCTGGAGCGCACAGATTCAACAAGTGTATGTTAACGAAAACATTGAATACGTGTTGATTCCAAGGGTTGGAAATCATGAAATTCACTTCGGCAACCTAAGCGATGTTGAAACCAAATTTGCTTGTCTTAAAGCCTTGTACGAACAGGTGTTAAGTAAATCAGACTGGAATCAATACCGGCTCATCAACCTCAAATACAAGAACCAAATCGTTTGCAGCAAAAAATAA
- the ftsZ gene encoding cell division protein FtsZ, whose protein sequence is MKFDLPKDQSSIIKVVGVGGGGGNAVKHMYDQGIKGVDFLVCNTDAQALDSNPVPTKIQLGSSLTEGRGAGSIPEVGRNAAVENIDDVKAILEKNTHMVFITAGMGGGTGTGAAPVIAQAARDMGILTVGIVTMPFTFEGKKRKLQADAGIEAMRKAVDTLLIIKNDKLREIGGNLKLKDAFAKADDVLATAARGIAEVVSVTGDINVDMNDVNTVMRDSGVAIMGSAWAEGEDRAMVAVQNALESPLLNDNDIRGARYVLLNITYGNDDVSMDEITEITDYIQDAAGSTADVIWGHAMDESLGEKLSVTVIATGFKHKLTPDLEPEEPKKVVHELTDKTDHTPVGNAIHTPITKPTGVAEPPPAESTTTQAEQEEPFLKTQDSPTTQMPLSFGDEESSDEPYLRQSNREQESVNSQRQEESQPEETPQRKVYTLEDELPELSNEVVSDDSEKMPTQMEEPQQAPSMSREEIQKISMQRMQHIREVTSRLRTPSGLTDLEDEPAYKRRNIRLNEPPHSSESSVSRYSLSEDNEEEGRSELRQNNSFLHDNVD, encoded by the coding sequence ATGAAATTTGATTTGCCTAAAGACCAAAGTTCTATCATCAAGGTGGTAGGCGTTGGCGGCGGTGGCGGAAATGCTGTGAAGCACATGTATGATCAAGGCATCAAAGGCGTTGATTTCCTTGTGTGCAATACAGATGCACAGGCCCTCGACAGCAATCCGGTACCCACAAAGATTCAACTTGGCTCAAGCCTCACCGAAGGGCGCGGCGCCGGAAGTATTCCTGAAGTTGGCCGAAATGCCGCCGTTGAGAACATTGACGACGTGAAAGCCATTCTCGAGAAGAACACCCACATGGTGTTTATCACTGCGGGTATGGGCGGCGGAACCGGTACAGGTGCCGCTCCTGTCATCGCGCAGGCAGCGAGAGATATGGGTATTCTCACCGTGGGAATCGTTACCATGCCCTTTACTTTCGAAGGTAAGAAGCGAAAACTTCAGGCCGATGCCGGAATTGAAGCCATGCGCAAAGCAGTAGATACGCTGTTGATTATCAAAAACGACAAGCTTCGTGAGATAGGCGGAAATCTCAAGCTAAAGGATGCCTTTGCCAAAGCTGATGATGTATTGGCTACAGCGGCCAGAGGGATCGCAGAAGTAGTGTCGGTAACGGGAGACATCAACGTGGACATGAATGATGTAAACACGGTGATGCGCGACAGTGGTGTGGCCATCATGGGATCGGCGTGGGCCGAGGGTGAAGATCGCGCAATGGTTGCCGTGCAGAATGCGCTTGAGTCGCCTCTGCTCAACGACAACGACATTCGAGGAGCACGCTACGTGCTGCTCAACATTACCTATGGAAACGACGATGTGTCTATGGATGAGATCACCGAGATCACTGATTACATCCAGGATGCGGCGGGCTCTACCGCGGATGTTATATGGGGTCATGCTATGGATGAATCGCTTGGAGAGAAGCTGAGTGTAACGGTGATTGCCACCGGCTTCAAACACAAACTCACTCCTGATCTTGAACCTGAAGAGCCCAAAAAAGTAGTACACGAACTCACCGATAAGACCGATCATACTCCGGTGGGAAATGCCATTCATACACCTATTACCAAGCCAACCGGGGTGGCTGAACCACCTCCTGCAGAGAGCACAACTACGCAGGCTGAACAGGAAGAGCCTTTTCTGAAAACGCAGGATTCTCCAACAACACAGATGCCGCTTTCGTTTGGTGACGAGGAATCATCGGATGAGCCGTATTTGCGTCAATCCAATCGTGAGCAAGAGTCGGTTAACTCCCAGCGGCAGGAAGAATCGCAGCCTGAGGAGACACCTCAGCGCAAGGTGTACACCCTGGAGGATGAGCTGCCTGAACTTAGCAATGAGGTGGTATCTGACGACTCAGAAAAAATGCCCACGCAAATGGAAGAACCTCAGCAAGCACCTTCCATGAGTCGTGAGGAAATCCAGAAGATAAGCATGCAGCGTATGCAGCACATTCGTGAAGTAACATCCAGACTCAGAACTCCTTCTGGGTTGACCGACCTGGAAGACGAGCCGGCATACAAGCGCAGAAATATACGACTCAATGAACCACCGCATTCATCTGAAAGCAGTGTTTCGCGCTATTCATTGTCCGAGGATAATGAAGAAGAAGGGCGTTCCGAACTTCGTCAGAATAATTCCTTTCTCCACGATAATGTTGACTAG